A single Meles meles chromosome 20, mMelMel3.1 paternal haplotype, whole genome shotgun sequence DNA region contains:
- the LOC123932630 gene encoding olfactory receptor-like protein OLF4 codes for MDPGNDTGMSKFLLLGLSEEPEQQPLIFGLFLSMYLITVFGNLLLILAVSSDSHLHTPMYFFLANLSFADICFTSTTIPKMLINIQTQNKVITYKGCLSQMYFFLLFSGLDVFLLTVMAYDRFVAICHPFQYMVIMNPWLCGLLVLVTWGISVLHSLLETLMILRLSFCTKVEIPHFFCELNQMIQLACSDTFLNNIVMYFSAMLLGGVPLTGILYSYGKIVSSIYGISSAKGKYKAFSTCASHLSIVSLFYCTSLGLYFSSAATQSSHSGAVASVMYTVVTPMLNPFIYSLRNKDIKKALMRFSGIAALKR; via the coding sequence ATGGACCCAGGAAACGATACAGGAATGTCaaaatttcttcttctgggattatCAGAGGAACCAGAACAGCAGCCTCTCATATTCGGGCTTTTTCTCTCCATGTACCTGATCACTGTGTTTGGAAATCTGCTCCTCATCCTGGCTGTCAGCTCTGACTCCCACCTCCACACTCCCATGTACTTCTTCTTGGCCAACCTGTCCTTTGCAGACATCTGTTTCACCTCCACCACCATCCCCAAGATGCTGATAAACATTCAGACACAGAACAAAGTGATCACTTATAAAGGCTGCCTCAGCCAGATGTATTTTTTCCTACTCTTTTCAGGACTAGATGTCTTTCTCCTGACTGTAATGGCTTATGACCGCTTTGTGGCCATCTGTCACCCCTTCCAGTACATGGTCATCATGAACCCCTGGCTCTGTGGACTTCTCGTTCTAGTGACTTGGGGCATAAGTGTCCTGCATTCCTTGTTAGAAACCTTAATGATATTGCGGCTGTCCTTCTGTACAAAGGTGGAAATCCCCCACTTTTTCTGTGAACTcaatcagatgatccaacttgcatGTTCTGACACCTTTCTTAATAATATTGTGATGTATTTTTCAGCTATGTTGCTGGGTGGTGTTCCCCTGACTGGGATCCTTTACTCTTATGGTAAGATAGTTTCCTCCATATATGGGATCTCATCAGCTAAGGGCAAGTATAAAGCATTTTCCACTTGTGCATCTCACCTCTCCATTGTCTCCTTATTTTACTGTACAAGCCTAGGGTTGTACTTTAGCTCTGCTGCTACCCAGAGCTCCCACTCAGGTGCAGTAGCCTCAGTGATGTACACTGTGGTCACACCCATGCTGAACCCTTTCATCTACAGCCTTAGGAACAAAGACATAAAGAAGGCTCTGATGAGATTCTCTGGAATTGCAGCTCTAAAACGGTGA